AAACCTGCTCTCATATCGAATACACATGCACAGAATTACACGAGAAtgaaatcaaatattcaataggTAAAAGAAGTTCTCACTACAAGATCAAAAACCCTAGATCAATTCTCTAACAAATCCGTCAAACAACTCACAATTTTCAACCAAACTAGTCGACCAAGAATCGGAAATTAAAGAGCAAGGCATAGAGATTACAAAGGCCAAGATGAACGCGGAACTGGGAGGGAGAGAAGAAAATTAGGTCGTCATTCGAGAAGGTTCACTTCAAATTCATGATTCTCGGCGGAACGTAACGGCTAGGAAAGAAGCCGAGAACAGAGAAACAAGGAAAAGCGTCGGAAGATGGAGACGGACTGGTAATACGAAGAAACAGAGAGCGTctagagagacagagagacgGAGACATGAGGCTTCGACATGGCCACGGACTTGCagtgcagagagagagagagagagaggagacgaCAGATAGAGTCAATTTCGCGGgaaagtagagagagagagagagagagagagtgagaggggggggggggggggggggggggttcatgTTCATTCACTCCCCTGGGAGTAGAGTCCAAATCGAAATAAATGACTGAAAGCGGGTCGGGTTTTACAAGTTTAAGAAAGGTAAATTACAAACAGCACCCCtgaagtttaaaaaattacacttctagtatttataaatgatatttttttaaatattatgaaTTACTTATCACTTCCCTTCATTGGCTTAGAAATGactgttaattttttaaaaatgtaaaaactATCCtccatttctctatttttctcttttatttctttgtttaattatataaaattaaaaaatatatataatattaattaccTTGATTGTTCGGCATCAAAATCCTACAACaatgagatttttgaaaaagattttacagtgataaaagaaataaaaaaagaaaaatctaatgAGTTAATAGATACGggataaaatatgagaataaCGAAATTTATCATTGAACTTAATTCAAATTCTAAcaataagatttaaattttttagctgCCAATGATGCTCGTTCAAGAAAGGAGAAAGTATGAGAGCCTTAAGGATTTTTAAATaagagtaaaataattaatttatacactatGTTAACTATAGAAAAATCTGTTATTTGCTAAATATTAAGGGTATTTGTTTCATTTTGCCCAACCTCATGATATTGCATATAGTCtaccccaaaataattttaaaattttgatattttaatcaaagtcgctaaatatttatttagatgATACTTTAACTTGCACTTTATCTTCCAATGTGAGTTTTTAGTTTAGGCAAAATCGTTAGTGAAACCAACTATTTTGCCCATAACCATTAGTAAGATTTTCCCAAAAGTCTTAAATAGTCAATATAATCCACAAGAAGAATTGAATCTCTTTATGATAACTCTGCTTGAGCTAACACTCTGTTAACACACTAAGATCAAGAATCAAGATTCAAGAATTTGTACCAGGATTATGAACAGGAATATGAGTCCTACTCTCCCTTAGTACAATTTTTCACACTAAGCAACAACAATGGCAGAGACGGAGAAACCTGGCAGCTTCTTGTTGCACTTGGTGGCCAATTCCCCCAAGATAAACAACAAAAGCTTCCTAGTTTCTACCAAACTGGCATCGACACGATTCATCATTGGGACGCTTGTTTTCCAGAAGGCGATGCCATGCCAAGCTCCTTGTATTGGTTCGAGTCTGGTTGCGAGCCCACGATCCCAGTTCCCAGATAATGCACAAAGGCAGTTGCGTCCTCCCAGTTCCTCCTCAAATTCATGGATGCTGACATGAAGAGCTTTGAGGAACTCTTTGTCAGTTTCTTTGGTGGCAGCTGGTCCAGCCCCGCAGCCTTTAGAAAACGCTCTGTGGCAGCCTCCCATGAGAGCTCGTGCTTTTGTGCATCAGTCAAGGGGGTAGGCTCTTCGGCCAGTGCTTTGCGTGTCGCTTCAACAAACCCCTTTCCATCATTGTATGTTCGGCAATTTGGGAACTGCTTGAAGAAGTCATTCGAAGGATGATTGGCGCACACAACTATTTTGCCCATCGCCAATGCTTCTGCCGTGGTGGTGCATACCACATCCGTGGTGCTTGGATTTAGAAACACTTTGTAGCTGAAACAGAAACAAGATAataactcataaaattaaacaaacctTAAGCAATAAAATTCCTATGCCATGTGTTCACACCATCAGTTTTGCTGCACTAGTTTCTTTTCTTAACAAGGAAGGCACACGAGCATGAAAATGGGAGATACTCCAGTAAAGTATACCATGTATGATGTTATCGACTTCGTATCAAGTCATCACACCGTTACTACATCCATTCCATTAAAAATCACTAACCAATGTGAATCACAGTTCATAATCGTCTAAGCAGCAAATGACCTAAATGCAAATTTCTATAGGTTTCTATATTTAATGGTTTGGTCCTCTGTCCAACTGTAGGCAAATAATTGCCACCTCCAAACCATTGCTATACCACAGGTCAAGGACTCTGACTTTTACTATTTTCCAAATAACAGCATCATCTCAAATCAGTAACACACCACCATGACGTCACTAAAGGGGTGTGGTCATCCCAAGTAACACACCACCATGAACATCATCTAGATCTTTCCTTGCTACCTAGGAAGGAACTCCTGGAGTCCACTATCTTTAGTCTCCGACTGCCCTGCCCTGCCCATGCCATCCTAAGTCCATCTCACACTTGCACACATGCTAATGGtttaagttttagttttggGGTTTCAAGTGTTATGTTTCTGAATCATGATTAAATCATTAGTTTTGCACATGGAATCCTTTACCACCTTTCCCTGTACAAACCATTAATGTGTCAATCAAGGATACCACTATTTCATGTTACATGCTAGTTAGGTGGAAGTGTCGAGAGAGCTTACTCATGGAATAAAGGATCAGCATGGTCACATCCAGCATGAACCGTAACtgttaattctaatttcttgGCAGCTTCCTCTACTTCAGCTGAGTCCTCCCCACTCCCATATAAATCAACATCAAGTCCAGCTAAATTCTTTTGATGATCAGTGAGGAGTTTAAGAAGCTCCTTGTAGCCTTTGTTCCATATCATCTTACCAATGTAATAGGCTCCCTTGGGGAAGGCGGGGCTTCCGTTTTGCAGTTGTtcactcttcttctttccaatctCAATGAACTTAGGATTGACTCCATGAACATTGCATATAATAGATCTCGGAAGATCCTGGGTAGCTGCAGATAAACGTATAACCTGCCATGTCATGAAGAGAAAAATCCAGTGATTGAGCAAGTATTTTCTGGTGGAATACACGGTCAATGTTAAAATACATCCAGTGCACCACCATCACAGAGATTCTATTCCACATCATCCAATGCACCAATGAGGAATTGCAACATCCACATCAAATAATATGATACTCTGTGATCTAGTCTAGCATACATGAATAGGACATATATAGGTATCAAGGCAGCTACATATGGCCTTCATTACTTCACttggtaaaaataataataactcaTCCTAGTTTAAAGTTAAAACTACCATTTTGAATCTAGAAAACTTATCCCCAAAATAACTACAAGAAGTGGAGAAATTTAGCCCGAAAAAGGAAAAGTTCATAATGCTAATTGGACTCAACCTGAGGGCTAAACCCGAATGGAAACAATCACCCACAAAGCATTAGTTGCCAAAAGGTCCACCCATAAATAATGCAATATTGAGGAAAGAACCCTGTCACCAGTAATTTAGCAAGAAACCTTCTGAGCTAGAAATGTGAGAAAGCACCAACCAAAGTTCTCTTCTACCAAATATAAGGTGTACATGATATTTAttcaatattaaaattattcgCATGGCAAAATCACTCTAAAAGcttattgagatatttagtagATACAAACCTGCCCACCTACCCATCAAAGAAATTGTATCATTAAGCAGGCTAAAATAGTCATGCAAAATTTATTGCTCTATGATAAAAAGTTACCAGGGTATAAAAACCATACCGTGTGGCAGTATATATTAACAACCCAACTATTCACGTGCTTCAGAAAAAATGCCCGTAATTGTccattcttctctcttttcacATATTCCAAATAATTGGTGTGAACAATTCCTATAACCAGGCAGAATTTTGTTTTCCATCTTTTCCCATGGTGAAACCATGTAAGATGCTCAGGTTCCTCAAGGACTGCAATATCTGCCTCTTCATCAGGGATGATTTCTGTAATATCTCCAACAGGAATAATACTCCTTTTATCTAGTGAAAACTGCAACATAACCCcggaaaatggaaaaataaataGTGTAATTCAAAATCTGGAAtctgaaatttaatttagatcTATATGCAAAATacagttaaaaaaagaaaaaagaggcaAGAAAAGATAAAGGAATGAAGAACAAGGTAGGTTTCCCTTTTTTGAAGGTGATAGACCTCCTGCAAATACTAAGCATCATGTAacttttgtaaataaatatggtgttttACTGGAAACTCTATATGCCTCGGCAAATATGGGCAATGATGTTCTCAGGttttgaaagttttttttttaggagAAAAGGAAAGCCCAGCAACCACACACTTCTTCTACTTTCATTCAGTTGTTAATACATCATCTTTCCATATCATAATCATAGGACCTGTTCCTGCCAGCATATGAAGGTTGTGCAAGGTTTCCGCCTTCAACGTGTTTTCTGTTAATCAATTGAGTACATGGAGAAAAAGGGAATACCAAGGTTTCAGCATCCATCTTTAGGGATAATATGATGCCTTAAACACGTTTCACCAGTAAAAGAAGCCTGGGGAAAATATACgacttatctttatttttttgtcaaatagaTGAGTACAATATCACATAATTTGGATTAATTAGACCTCTACAGTTTTAACCACTGACTCTTTACCTTTTCATCTTGATTCTGATTTTTGTTTTAGAACTCTAAATGGGTTGTTTTCCTATCATCCACTCTTTAAGTCGGGGGTAAATCCCGGCATTAAATTTGTTTAGAGTGCACTAAATGCATGTAGGAGAATTACAAATAGGAGTGGAATTTGTTAACCCCTCTAATTCAGATGTTGACAAAGTCAGGGCAACCCTTAAATTTTTCAATCAGGTCAAATCTAAACTATAAGGGAACCTTGCATTCAAGTGTTAGCAaggaaatcaaaatttttgcttGATCAAGGAAATATAATGGGAAAAATAACATGGAAGGATTTCACTTGCTTCAGATTTGCATGGATTTGTTAAACCCAGAGGCTAAAGTTGGATGACTGTccactcaaaattaaaattcaaaagacAAACTACTATAAACTATCTAAtagaaaagccaaaaaaaaagccagaaagttggagctttctaTGGAGGAACTTTATGTTACATTCCTCATTTTGATTAACAGATTACattaaaatcattttcattCACAAAGcacatcaaaaaattaaaagaattattaaaacTGTCAACGATGAAGGAGCTGATCTTGTCCTTATTCTCAGGCAAGATCAGATCTGCTTGATTGTTATTTGGTTACTTTTTCATCCTAAAACAAGAGTGTATCTTCTAGAAGATAGATTGTTGTAACTTTCTATAGTTTGTtatatcctaaattgtataggtttccaaAGTCAGATTTGGAAACTTTCTTATTCTGTTGGTTTAGAAACTTCCTAGTTTAGCAGTAAGTCTTGTATATATTTTGATCTAACCTTTCGAAGGGGAATAAGATTGAAAAGCCTTTTTCATGTTTTTCTTGACAGAAACAACTAAAAGAACacatttcaaattattttagaCATTCAACCCCAATATTCTAATATATGTACAAAACACCCAGCATTTTACACTAGATTTTTAACATCCCCCAAATGCTGACTTAATTCTGTATATCATGACAAAACCAAAAGGTATTGCTAATGTGCCTATGTGGAAAGCCTTTTCCCTCATAGAAACCCAACACCTTTGCTGATATTTAGATACATGATCCTGTATAAAGCTTTCAAAATTGAGTTTGGCATTAAAACTTGTGGAAAATCAACGCACATGCACTTCTCATGACAATTACTAAAAGTTATAATAttaaacacaaataaaaatcaaattctaaaatattaatgcaACCTATTATACTGGGTTTTTCACCAGTTAAATCGATGATACCACTGTTGAACAAAAATAGTAGGTAATGTAGAATTTAAAACCAAATAAGTCCGCACACTCcattcaaacaagaactcaTGGCAACAATTACCAGCAGAAATAAGACTGTCATAACGCATCTTGTCACCATTTAGATTATGGTACCGCTGTTCAACAAAAGATTGAGTAGGTATGCTGAATTCAAAACCATCTAAGACCCCCTGCTCCATTCAAATGTGAACTCATGTCAACAATTACCATCAGAGCAACAATTACCTTTCCTGGATAAAAGAGAATATTGAATCCAGATGCAAATCCAATCCGTTCCCCTAGCCATTGACGGACGTATTTTTCTTGCTCTGAAGGCGAGGCAAATGTGATCTTATTAGGATAAACATGTTCTTGATCTTTCAAAGGCAACCAAGGAATGACCAAAGTAACCTTTCTATCCACATCTTTTGCGAGATAAGCAGCACGGAACAGAGGATTGACAGCTGTTCCAGTCATCCATGGTAGGCTTGCAGTAGTGAATATAGAAATATGTTGTTTCTTATCCATTTAATCAAGTTCAGCTATGATAACCCAAGCCGTTCCATTTCTGAAACCAACAGACCATTTGATGGAGAATCACAATTTGATTGTCTGAACTACATTGaatataataaacaaataaatactcCATTGCAAAtgtttataaaacaaaaaaaaaaatcaacatgaAAAAACTAATATCATCTGCACCATTTATGATGCCCACACAATTTCCAAAGTAATTATTGTAAAAAGAAACCAACAAAAAGAATTGATAAATGGCTGCACTTAGCAACGCCATAAATAATCTCATCGAAACACGATATCATTCTCTCATGCATTATAAAATTGTTGACTGTCACTGTCCTAGACAGAAACAATGGGCTTCCCTTGACTCAATGAGATTCAAGGGGAACTAACAGGAAGAATTTGGGTAGGAAGGATAGAGAGAAAGTAGAGAGAATTGAGTGagacgagagagagatagagaggattAGAATGATTTTTGTATTCAATCTTTTCATAGCTTCTCCCGTGGAATGGGATGAATACATATAGGCGCTTGGTGTGGGAGTAGATGCAGCAGATCTTCCCCCTTCCAGCAGTTACGACAaactattttgtcattttcCTAAGGCCTTACACGTGGCCTTCTACCCCTAACAGAATCTGACAGCTAGAATATAAATGCAacaatcaaataaaagaaatacaGCAGTGCATATTGAGTAAACAAGAATAAGactgaaattaaatgcaaaaaatagCCATAGCCGTGACATTGACTTATTGGGTTATTctcatatttaaaatattatacagTTTAATAAACTGGAGGACAAAATTGAATGACCAAAACCATATATCAAAAGGAATTATTATAAGAAGAAACTAGCACAAAGAATTACAAGTTTCTCTTTGATGCAGTGTAACACAAATGGAAAAAGGGCTAGGTTTTTTTTTCAAGACCAGCATAGCAAATGGCCCTGATGGGCCCCTGGATTCCTTTTATACTCCTAAATGGGCACCTATGTGGGCCTCGCAGCCCTTACACATGCCAGTGTCACATTCCTAAGGGCAGAATAGTAATTATAGCTCTAGTATATAAGCTGATTGTACCTAGTTGGTTAGAGCCTTGCTGTACCGGGTGTACATTCCCAGTTAGTTATGGTAGCTGGTAACTATATATATGGCCACAGCTGGGAATGATGACTCACAATTGAATATACAAAATCagattcctctctctctctctctgttgggtttttgcatggagaattatttttagaagatgaagaatagaaCCTGTTAGAATAGAGATGATGTGCGGCTGGATTTTCTCTAAGTTAGATTAGTTAACTTAGTTGTTATATTATGAGGAATACATTAGTCTTTTGTATAGGCTAAGTAGTTAGCCTTGTAATTACCGCCCctatggtttataaataggaggcgagaGGCTGAAAGTCGCATATAACAAATCATTCTATTGATTTCTCTTAATGCAAGTGATTctgtcgagagagagagagagagagagagagagaaaggcttAGAGAGAAAGTTTGTCTTGATATTCTCTTGTATAGAAGGCAGTGAACTTGtgtgagagagaaggagagttcttgtaatcttgttcgagcggtttctagtggatttggcTCTCGGGATCAAGGCTGGATATAGGATTGCATATTGCAAtccgaactaggataaatcAGCGCCtcttgattggtttgattgctcttttactttattttcctTGCTGTTTTCATTTCCAGTTTTATATACTCTGTTGTGGGTTTGATTTCCAGGTGAGGAGTGAAGAGAGATTGGCAAATAAAGTGTTGAATTGggtttctaagagctcctaatcataacagattggtatcaaagccaagaACCCTTTCAAGAATTGCCAAGAATCCTAGAAATCTTTAGTTTTAATCCCTATTATGGCTTTCGCACCCTCTTTCGCTAGATATGATATAGAGAAATTTGATGGGTCAAATGACTTCGGTCTATGGAAAATTAAGATGAGGGCGTTGTTGGGAAACTTGGGATTAGAAGAAGCTTTAGAGGTAGAAAAGAAATTGCCCGAGAATGCTACtaaagaatagaaaaaagatTTCAGTGAGTGTAggaaagaaatcaacaagagGGCTTATAATACTCTAATTCTAAGTTTAGGAGATATAGTCCTAAGGGAAGTTTCAAGGATGGAAATGGCTGAGGCTTTATGGTCTAAATTAGAGAGTCTTTATATGACAAAAACCTTGTCAAATAGGTTGTATTTAAAGGCAAagttttttacatttaaaatgcaAGAAGAGCAGAAACTAAATAATCACATAGATGAGTTTAATAAACTACGTCTTGACTTAGAAAACATAGACATTAACTATGATGAGGAAGACAAAGCCCTTGTATTATTGCATTCTTTGCCAAGAACATATGAAACCtttgttgatatattaaaacataGTAGGGAAAAATTATCCCTAGAAGATGTTTTCGGAGCATTAAACTCTAAGGAGTTGCAGTAGAAGAAGTAGAAGGAAAGACTGCTGGAGATGTCCTCGCTGCAAGAAGTAGGACTGAAAAGAGAGAGTTTAAATCAAAGGGGAAGTCTAGATCTAAGTCTAAGAATGGCAAGAAACAGTTTAAGTGTTACCATTGCCATGAAGAGGGTCATATTAAGAAATTCTgccctaaaagaaagaaaaaatttaaggaGAAATCAAATTCTGAAATTTCATCCTCCCTATGTGAGTATGATTATGATAGTGCAGATGCATTGGTTGCATCTTGCCTAGAAGATAAGGATTTGTGGGTTTTAGACTCAGGTTGTTCCTTTCACATGACATCCCATAGAGAATGGTTTTTAAACTATCAAGATATAGGTGGTGGAAAGGTGATGTTAGGGGACAACCATGAGTGCATTATAAAGGGGATAGGAGACATTAAATTAAGAATGCATGATGGATTGGTAAAAATGTTAAAATCTGTTAGGTATGTTCCAGATTTAAGAAGGAGCCTAATATCCCTGGGAGAATTGGATAAAAGTGGTCATTCCTATAAAGGGCATGGTGGAGTTTTAAGGGTATCAAAGGGATCCCCTATCTGCATGAAAGCTGCCCTTCACAATGGTATATATATGCTGGAAGTAACCACTTTAAGTGGTGAGGCAGGTATAGGTGAGAATAAAACCTATGATCAAACAAAATTGTGGCATTATAGGATGGCTCACATCAGTAAGCAGGGACTTAGAGAACTGTCCAAACAAGGTATCCTAGGGGCTGAAAATTTAACAGATTTGGACCAATGTGAAACATGTATTTTGGCAAAAGTCTTCTAgagtaaaattccctaagaaagcAAATCACATATCTGAAGCCTCTTTAGAATACATTTATTCTGATTTATGGGGCCCTAGTCAATCTTTAACACATGGTGGGGCAAGGTATTTTTTGTCAATTATAGATGACTTCTCTAGGATGGTTTGGGTATAtgtaataaaatcaaaagatggaaCTTTTGAAGCCTTTAAATCCTGGAAAACCTTAATAGAGAATCAAAAAGGTATGAAAAACAAGATTattagaacagataatggtcTTGAGTTTTATAAAGGGGCATCCTTAGGCATCTAACAGTTCCTGGAAACCCTAAGCAAAATGGCCTAGCTGAGAGAATGAATTGGACCCTTTTAAAAAGGGTAAGATGCATGTTAATCCATGCTAGGTTGTCCAAatcattttggggagaagctgttACAACAACTGCCCATGTAATTAATAGGTCTCCTTCAGCTGCAATAGGGTTTAAAACACCCTATGAAATGTGGCATGGTCATAAGCCAAGCTTAGAGCATCTATGGGTATTTCGCTGCATTGCTTATACACATGTTAAGCAAGGGAAATTGGAACCTAGGGCCAAAAGGTGTCTGTTCATAGGGTATCCTAATGGGGTAAAGGGATATAAGTTATGGGCCTTAGAAGAAGGATTGCCAAGGACTTTGGTTAATAGGGATGTGACTCTCAGTGAGGATTCCTTCTTAAAGGATGATAAGGTAGGTATTCAAAAGGATAGGCTAGTGAAAGGGAAGGCTGTTGAGATGGAACAGCAAGTCCAGGATGCTGCCATGCAAAATCCCATGGACTTGGCAGCAGATCAGCACACTGACAGTGCTGATTATCCTATGCAAATGGACCAGCATGAAGCTGATCCTGATTCTCCTACCTTAGAGAGTTTTCCGCAGAGTAGCAGTGATGATCCCTCTAGTTCTGAGAGGTTTCAGCCTTATGGCAGTGCCGGACATTCAGGTTCAGATAGTTCCCCTAGTGTAGGTAGGTACAATGTGGCAAGGGATAGGCAAAGGAGGGAGGTTAGACCTCCTATTAGGTATGGATACTCTAATTTAGTCTCACATGCACTGTTAAGTGCAGCAGAGACAGCTGGTGATGAACCTCTTACATATGAAGAGGCTATGAGATCAAAAGATTCCAAGTTATGGTTGGATGCAATGAGATCTGAAATGGATtctctaaataagaataaaacttGGGTTTTGGTTGATAGACCCTTAGGTAAAAGGGTGGTAGGCTGTAAGTGGCTCTGTAAGATAAAAGAAGGAGCAAGTAAGGAGCAAAAACCtaggtataaagctaggttAGTAGCAAGGGGATTCACCCAAGTGGTTGGGGTGGACTGTAATGAGGTTTTCTCACCAGTACTGAGACATACCTCTATTAGAATCTTGCTTGCAATGACTGTCCATTTGGACTTAAATCTAGAGCAAATGGATGTCACCACAACATTTCTTCATGGTGAATTAGAAGAGGACATTTTAATGGATCAGCCTAAGGGGTAAGAAGGAACAAGTATGCTTGTTaaagaagtccttatatggaTTTAAGCAATCTCCTAGACAATGGTATCGAAAATTTGATACATTCATGATCAACCAAGGCTTCAAGAGAAGTGCTTTTGATTGTTGTGTCTATTTTAAGCATATTTCATCTAAAATTTCTATCTATCTCCTTCTATATGTGGATGGCATGCTAATTGCGAGTCAATCAGAAGTGGAAATTCATAGGTTAaagctaaaattaaattcagcCTTTGAGATGAAAGAGTTAGGAGAAGCTAGAAAGATTTTAGGGattgaaatagaaagaaatagtcAAAAGAGGTTAAACAAGTTATCTCAAAAAGCATACCTAGAgaaattgattaagagatttcaaatgcatgatgcaaaAGAGGTAAAAGTTCCTTTTGCACAACACTTTAAGCTATCCCACAACCAATCATCTAGTGACAAAGAGAGCATAAGAGAAATGAGCAAGATACCTTCCTCTAGTGCTGTAGGTAGTCTCATGTATTGTATGGTGTGTACTAGGCCGAACTTAGCCCATGCTATGAGTGTTGCTAGTAGGTTTATGGCTAATCCGGGTAAGGAACATTGGGCTGCAATAAAATGGATATTTAGGTACCTCAAAGGATCAATAAACATGACTTTAGTCTATGGTGGAGCTTGTGTCGAAGATGGGCCTAATATACTAGGATTCACTGATGCTGACTATGCAGCAGACCTAGATAAAAGGAGGTCATCTATCGGTTATGTATTTAAGCTATGGAATGCTATCATAAGCTGGAAAACAAATTTGCAATCGGTAGTGGCTCTCTCAACCACTGAAGCTAAGTACATAGCGGTTACAGAAGCTATGACGGAAAGCCTATGGTTGAGAGGTTTAATAAGTGAACCTAGGTAGAAAGGTTAAGGCAATCTTAAattgtgatagccaaagtgctattCACTTAGCTAAAAATCAAGCACACCATGAAAGAACTCAACACATTGATATTAGGTATCACTTTATCAGAGAAATCTTTGATATGAATGAAATAGATTTGGTAAAGGTAGTAAGGGAAGATAATGATGCAGACATGTTTACTA
The Diospyros lotus cultivar Yz01 chromosome 12, ASM1463336v1, whole genome shotgun sequence DNA segment above includes these coding regions:
- the LOC127787155 gene encoding digalactosyldiacylglycerol synthase 2, chloroplastic, which gives rise to MDKKQHISIFTTASLPWMTGTAVNPLFRAAYLAKDVDRKVTLVIPWLPLKDQEHVYPNKITFASPSEQEKYVRQWLGERIGFASGFNILFYPGKFSLDKRSIIPVGDITEIIPDEEADIAVLEEPEHLTWFHHGKRWKTKFCLVIGIVHTNYLEYVKREKNGQLRAFFLKHVNSWVVNIYCHTVIRLSAATQDLPRSIICNVHGVNPKFIEIGKKKSEQLQNGSPAFPKGAYYIGKMIWNKGYKELLKLLTDHQKNLAGLDVDLYGSGEDSAEVEEAAKKLELTVTVHAGCDHADPLFHDYKVFLNPSTTDVVCTTTAEALAMGKIVVCANHPSNDFFKQFPNCRTYNDGKGFVEATRKALAEEPTPLTDAQKHELSWEAATERFLKAAGLDQLPPKKLTKSSSKLFMSASMNLRRNWEDATAFVHYLGTGIVGSQPDSNQYKELGMASPSGKQASQ